The Kineothrix sp. MB12-C1 genome includes a window with the following:
- a CDS encoding aldo/keto reductase yields MKYRKLGKTGMEAGIIGLGTEHLDGKDYEVVKETIDAAMEYGVNMMDVFMPGSDIRRKIGRAIEGNREKFLIQGHIGSTDINHQYDISRDLPTCKKYFENLLTDLGTDYIDFGMLFFIDSEQHFDEVFHSDIVRYAEELKRAGVIRGIGASSHNPVIAKKVVETGVVDLLMFSVNPAFDMIPAEVDALNYLSNAFDKSMMLEIDAKRLELYRTCDKLDIPITVMKTLGGGKLLSKEHTPFAEPLTVHQCIHYALTRPSVASVMVGCQSRKQIEGAVTYLSATSDDLDYTEAIRGMNSDFKGSCVYCNHCQPCPVGIDIAAVTKYLDIATMDASAVNKGVGQHYRELAAYGSDCIQCGSCESKCPFSVPVIENMGRAAAVFGV; encoded by the coding sequence ATGAAGTATAGGAAGCTGGGAAAGACCGGGATGGAAGCCGGAATTATTGGGCTTGGAACGGAACATCTGGACGGGAAGGATTACGAGGTGGTGAAGGAAACCATCGATGCTGCGATGGAATATGGCGTCAATATGATGGATGTGTTTATGCCGGGCAGCGATATTAGGCGGAAGATTGGACGCGCTATCGAAGGAAATCGTGAAAAATTCTTGATTCAGGGGCATATCGGTTCTACCGATATCAATCACCAATATGATATTTCAAGAGATCTGCCCACATGCAAGAAATATTTTGAAAATCTTCTGACGGATTTAGGAACGGATTACATAGACTTTGGTATGTTATTTTTTATCGATAGCGAACAGCATTTTGATGAAGTTTTTCACTCCGATATCGTACGATATGCGGAAGAATTGAAGAGGGCGGGCGTGATTCGAGGAATTGGTGCCAGTTCGCATAATCCGGTAATTGCCAAGAAGGTGGTGGAGACGGGAGTGGTCGATTTGCTGATGTTCAGCGTCAATCCTGCTTTTGATATGATTCCGGCTGAGGTGGATGCGCTGAATTACTTAAGCAATGCGTTCGATAAAAGCATGATGCTGGAAATCGATGCGAAGCGTCTGGAGTTGTATCGTACATGTGATAAACTGGATATTCCGATTACCGTTATGAAGACCTTGGGTGGGGGAAAACTGCTTTCTAAGGAGCATACGCCTTTTGCGGAGCCGCTCACGGTGCATCAATGTATCCATTATGCGCTCACAAGGCCGTCAGTAGCCAGTGTTATGGTGGGGTGCCAGAGCAGAAAGCAGATAGAAGGGGCAGTGACTTATTTATCGGCAACTTCCGATGACTTGGATTATACCGAGGCAATTCGTGGTATGAATAGCGATTTTAAAGGAAGCTGTGTTTACTGTAATCATTGTCAGCCCTGCCCTGTAGGGATTGACATAGCGGCGGTGACTAAATACCTGGATATCGCTACGATGGATGCGAGTGCGGTGAATAAAGGTGTTGGTCAGCATTACAGAGAACTGGCAGCATACGGCTCGGATTGTATTCAGTGCGGAAGCTGTGAGAGCAAGTGTCCGTTTTCTGTTCCTGTCATAGAGAATATGGGAAGAGCGGCAGCGGTTTTCGGAGTATAG
- a CDS encoding TIGR04076 family protein, translating into MEKVKLTITDSRCRGGYCKKGDEFIIDDLCPPLCHELWHTIYPLVYAIQNGAELDYGNIRSKQFDARCPDEGRVCIHGEILK; encoded by the coding sequence ATGGAGAAAGTAAAATTAACCATCACGGATAGTAGATGCAGGGGCGGCTATTGCAAGAAAGGCGATGAATTTATTATTGATGATTTATGTCCGCCGCTTTGCCATGAATTGTGGCACACGATATATCCTCTTGTATATGCAATACAAAATGGTGCGGAATTGGATTATGGGAATATACGTTCAAAGCAATTTGATGCGAGGTGTCCGGATGAAGGCAGAGTTTGCATTCATGGGGAAATTCTTAAATGA
- a CDS encoding GmrSD restriction endonuclease domain-containing protein — protein MAKLRKVSYSLFIKFGGIFQKDYDDFYSKANEELWKATEEFDESKGVPFESYLKFCLNNKFDTIMTGLNREKRKADRLSLSMDTPIGEEENVTISDTLASDINVEKEVLEKAEIPCDEKIEAYLSNLSKVQRKIVEMKMDEIPVKTIKERLKLSDKQYEGHCSQMKSFRNTQVLFRGNDITSDSNYRGNKKMQEILTQTLEKSKADRLSISSIIKKIDNYTLRFDHPLQRESEQWSPAMKGNLISDILQGNPIPAIVLAEQIVNGLAIIWDLDGKQRCTNAHSFVKGSYKISKNIRRWNIVYQAQLKNEKGIPILDEKGFPQSEKRECDIRGKKFSDLPEELQDKFNEYNFEIVQYLNCSGDDIAYHIARYNEGKPMTVSQKGMTRLGEEFASMVKSISGMPFFKDLGGYKVSEGNNGTINRVVVESVMASNFLHDWKKKQEDMCEYIKENATTENFDEFEDVIERLTRIGTEEIFNMFDSKDSFIWFGLFARFAKIGLEDIKFIEFMTEFARSLHNKRIGDISFDDLNGKSTKDKNVVINKINHLEKLMKEYFYMEDSDISNKEEVGEDFVKKKKRQDIKKEEAYISRKSNTYVKSYLDKYNKNYNMTVDSQKIKQESK, from the coding sequence ATGGCAAAGCTTAGAAAAGTTTCGTATTCGTTATTTATTAAATTCGGGGGAATATTTCAAAAGGATTATGATGATTTTTATAGCAAGGCTAACGAAGAATTATGGAAAGCAACGGAGGAGTTTGATGAGTCCAAAGGTGTTCCATTTGAAAGTTATCTTAAGTTTTGTCTCAATAACAAGTTCGACACAATAATGACAGGTCTTAATAGAGAAAAGCGTAAGGCGGACAGGCTTTCTTTATCTATGGATACTCCCATCGGAGAAGAGGAAAATGTGACAATTAGTGATACGTTGGCCTCCGATATCAATGTTGAAAAAGAGGTATTGGAAAAGGCTGAAATTCCATGTGATGAGAAGATAGAAGCGTATCTTAGTAATTTATCAAAGGTACAAAGAAAAATTGTGGAAATGAAAATGGATGAAATACCTGTCAAAACTATAAAAGAAAGGCTAAAGCTATCGGATAAGCAATATGAAGGCCATTGCAGTCAGATGAAATCATTCCGTAATACACAAGTTTTATTTAGAGGTAACGATATAACAAGCGATTCAAACTATAGGGGGAATAAAAAAATGCAAGAGATTTTAACACAAACTTTGGAGAAAAGTAAGGCAGATAGGCTGAGCATATCATCTATTATTAAGAAGATTGACAATTATACACTCCGATTCGATCATCCTCTTCAAAGGGAGTCGGAACAATGGAGTCCCGCGATGAAAGGGAATCTCATTTCGGATATTTTACAGGGCAATCCAATTCCGGCGATTGTACTTGCAGAACAAATTGTAAACGGACTTGCTATTATTTGGGATTTGGATGGCAAACAGCGTTGCACCAATGCCCATTCATTCGTTAAGGGAAGCTATAAAATATCTAAGAATATTAGAAGATGGAATATCGTATATCAGGCACAGCTTAAAAATGAAAAAGGAATTCCTATTTTAGATGAAAAAGGATTTCCTCAAAGCGAAAAAAGGGAATGCGACATTAGGGGAAAGAAGTTTTCGGACTTGCCGGAAGAATTACAAGATAAATTCAATGAGTATAACTTTGAAATTGTTCAATATTTAAATTGTTCCGGCGATGATATTGCTTATCATATCGCAAGATATAACGAAGGGAAGCCAATGACCGTATCTCAAAAAGGTATGACCAGATTAGGGGAGGAGTTCGCTTCCATGGTGAAAAGCATTTCCGGTATGCCATTTTTCAAGGATCTGGGCGGATATAAAGTGTCGGAGGGGAACAACGGAACGATAAACCGCGTTGTTGTAGAAAGTGTAATGGCTTCTAACTTTCTTCATGATTGGAAGAAGAAACAGGAGGATATGTGCGAATATATAAAAGAAAATGCAACGACGGAAAACTTCGATGAATTCGAGGATGTCATTGAAAGGCTTACCCGAATAGGAACAGAAGAGATATTTAATATGTTCGATTCTAAGGATTCCTTTATTTGGTTTGGATTATTTGCAAGATTTGCTAAGATAGGGCTAGAAGATATAAAATTCATCGAATTTATGACTGAATTTGCCAGATCATTACATAATAAAAGGATCGGTGATATTTCCTTCGATGATTTAAATGGGAAATCAACTAAGGATAAAAATGTAGTTATTAATAAAATCAATCATTTGGAGAAACTTATGAAGGAATATTTCTATATGGAAGATTCTGATATTTCAAACAAAGAAGAAGTGGGAGAGGATTTTGTCAAGAAAAAGAAAAGGCAGGATATTAAAAAAGAAGAGGCTTATATTTCCAGGAAAAGCAATACATATGTAAAAAGTTATTTAGATAAATATAACAAAAATTATAACATGACCGTTGATTCACAGAAAATCAAACAAGAAAGTAAATAA